tacctatgcttaaaccatgtgaagggatggcgtgattattggggaaccaatgacttgtctccacaatgtctgtgagcaagtcacaccctccttttccttattgtggggaggtttatggcagtgtctgggaccatggtctcttagatctcacacttatcctgtgataatatttggcctagaggctcactccctccagtgagcctgtccaggagtggggtcaagagggggtttgcttgagatgggagtatctagagttgacaattgatatatgccattggatgaaatagttctgttcaataccgtaccagggagggacagttctaaggagaccagatactgggctataccattaatcctgttgacatagcagttactgtctgatgtgttttatggatatctgtcatacaaaacgtaacctttgtgaactgttactaagtatctgtggtttgtcaatgtacgttgaaggggctgtatcgttgctataaaagatccctgagccATTCTGTAAGCACCTCATTAAATGATTCATTCGAGAGAATGCATTGgtggggtcaagaacttttgcaaaagtatcttaagtattaaagatgtagttttaactcggactggtgtgtttgtaaatcctcatttggtaatgcggaaattagccaccacactatgtcaaagaggaggagggtgtAAGGGAGGGAAAGGGTGTTTGTGGTGGGTCTCATGAGAAAATGAATAGTGCAGACAATGATGAAGATTACTTTAATGTCTCTGTCTATGACAATGCTGTACCACATGACATGAATGAAAACATTTATCAAAACTATTAGGAAAAGTAACAGTgtgcaacagtagtaacagtatgcAACCTGTCACTaaagtggcggcaggtagcctagtggttagagcgttggactagtaactgaaatgttgcaagatcgaatccctgagctgacaaggtaaaaatctatcgttctgctcctgaacaaggcagttaacccactgttcctaggccatcattgaaaataagaatttgttcttaactgacttccctaggtaaaaaaaataaaagtaactaaTTTGCATCAACACATTGATTTGGTCCTTTGTGACATGTAAATAATGTTAAATAATAATTCAGATGCAATAGTATTAGAACTATAGTTGACACTTAAATTAGACATTATATTGCTTTATTTGATTTAGCTTTTTGTAACCAATCGAAATGTTCAGCATATTTGATCCATTGGGTCGAGGGTGCGGTGTCACTTTGTGTCTTTGATCAGTTCCTGTGTTGTTGAGGAACTAGCATTATGTGTTTAACTGTTGGGTGATTTGCATTAAACTGAACTGGATCCTCATTGCATGTTTTGGAGATTAACTTTTATGTCTCCACTATTTCTTTGAAGGGGAGTAGAAGGTGTTCCACCAAGTGAGACGAGGTCCAACCATAAAAATAATATGAGCACTGGGAAGTAAAAGGTGTGACTCTCGACTCGCTATTTTGGGCCTTTGCCTTCCTAATCTACTTCCTTAGGTCAAGACCATCAAGCTCTCACTTTTGATTCTCCCTGGTTTGTCTATCAATCAAACAGGGTACATGGGCTTTACTGGCAACAAAACTGTTTACCCAAGATACAACAGCACAAATTAGGAAGTAACAGGAGCTGGGCCCAGCAAATTCACCAGACAGTTTCCGACAGAGACTGGCCATCACACATTTTACAAGAAAGCTTGTTCAGTTCTACAAGAGAAAATACCTTTCTTAATTTCTAAAATGAAGATCAAAATATTGAAAAGTCTCCTCTATCTGACAATGGGTGAGTTTAACTTCCAAAACGTTCATATCTGTCAGCAAAGGGAGAACACTGCTTTGCTTGAAATTAATGTTTTTAACAGCTGCTTATTGGATAAAAGTACTCAGCGATAAATCCTACATTCAGTTGAGAAATGTGTTTCAAATGTTCATGTCAATCTAAATCAATGTCAATTGGAGATTTGCTTGAATCTCAAGTAAAGATTTGGATCTCTGTCAGTAAGGGGGAAGAATGAATAGAGTAATCTGTCCAGACTATCATAAATTGCCAGCAAATAGTCAAATGACCTAtcaatgtttagtaaagggggggATTTTCTCAATCATATCATTGACCAATAAGGAAAGATTGACATCTGCCAGATAATTGATACATGCAATTAATGTAATATTGGTTGTATATACAAACAGAGATGCCTAGAAGCCTTGGGAATGAGAATTGATCATACAACCTTCCTCCATGGACTGGATACAGGACAAGAGAGATAACAAAGGCATTTAATTACATTTATAACATGTTTAGGTGTAACCTTCTCAACCCAAATCCAACCACCATTGACCAATCAAATGATACCAAGTTTACAGTAACCTAAACACTCCCAGGACCAATCTTCACAGGGTGTCACAGCACAGACAGAATTACTGAGAAGACAATAAACAAGTTCACACCGAGATCTATTCGAAGAACCTCCCTAAAGTCAAGAACCACAGACAGATAGGACAACCGCCAACACAAAACACTTTAAGTTATTTTTAAAGATCCTTACTgtcattttattttttgtaatttcAAATGGATTTCTAAGTCTTTTTGTAAATGATTGTAAAGCCCAATATGGATTATACAAACAGAGATACAAGTTACCAAAGAGATCATCCATCCATATAGATAGCATCAGAGTTATCCTCAGTGAACAAGTTTCAGATAGATAGCAGACATGGATACTATAGTATTATTCTATCCTATTCAATCGTCAGTCCTCTGAATACTGTAACAGAGCGATACATCTTGGCCTCACAGATGGGGAAGGGCTTACCTGTCCTTGGGCATTGTCCTTTGTGCTATCCTTGTGTTCTTGGACCATTTGTCATGCAGCTCCAGTATAACATGAAAGTAGGTCACTTCTGAAGTAGTGGTGGTGGCTGGTTAGAAATACAGCAATAGTTTaaggcaaaaaaacaacaacctaaATGTGAGAGAGGTGTAAGATGAAATCCAACCAAGGTCACATAGTGGTCATCACTTTATTCTAGGGTTCAAAATCTAACAAACAAACTAAATGGATATATGAGCCACTTATAAGCAGTTAATAGTTCATCATTATAGCATAGCACATGCTTTAGGTTCAATTGAATTTAGATCATGCTAAATAGACATTCTCACTATCCATCATGCTTCCCCTTTTTAGAAGCAGGGTTTTTTTAAACACGTTCTCTGGGGAGTGGTTGACAGGGTTAACTTGAAAGAGAAACATTGGGTTTGTGAGATATTTTTAAAACAGACATTTCATCTCACATACTGAACATGTTTCTTGAGTCTGAAGTTGAACAGAGAAGTAGGGAGGTGTTAACTAGCCAATGGATGTTGTTGCACTACCTTTGTCTAAGGGACTTGGGTCTGAACCTGAATGAATGTGTGCATTTATGTGAGAAATCAGTTTAtgctcatacagttgaagtcggacgtttacatacaccttagccaaatacatttaaactcagtttttcacaattcctgacatttaatcctagtaagaattccctgtcttaggtcagttaggatcaccactttattttaagaatgtgaaatgtcagaataatagtagagagaatgatttatttcaacttttctttctttcatcacattcccagtgggtcagaagtttacatacactcaattagtatttggtagcattgcctttaaattgtttaacttgggtcaaacattttgggtagccttccacaagcttccaaaaataagttgggtgaattttggcccattcctcctgacagagctggtgtaactgagtcaggtttgtaggcctcctttctcccacatgctttttcagttctgcccacaaattttatacaggattgaggtcagggctttgtgatggccagtccaataccttgacattgttgtccttaagccattttaccacatctttggaagtatgcttggggtcattgcccatttggaagagccatttgGGGCTatgctttaatttcctgactggtgtcttgaggtgttgcttcatactatccacataattgtccttccatatgatgccatctattttgtgaagtgcaccagtccctcctgcagcaaagcaccaacacaacatgatgctgccactcctgtacttcacggttgggatggtattcttcggcttgcaagcttccccctttttcctccaaacataatgatggtcattatggccaaacagttctatttttgtttcaccagaccagaggacatttctccaaaatgtacaatctttgtccccatgtgcagtatttttatggcagttttggagcagtggcttcttccttgctgagcagcctttcaggttttgtctatataggactcgttttactgcggatatagatacttttgtacctgtttcctccagcatcttcacaaggtcctttgctgttgttcttggattgatttgcacttttcgcaccaaagtacgttcatctctaggaaacagaacatagcctccttcctgagcggtatgacggatgcgtggtcccatggtgtttatacttgcgtactattgtttgtatagatgaacgtggtaccttcaggcgtttggaaattgctcccaaggatgaaccagacttgtgaaggtctacaatttttttctgaggtcttggctgatttcttttaattttcccatgatgtcaagcaaagaggcactgagtttgaaggtaggccttgaaatacatccacaggtacacctccaattgactcaaattatgtcaattagcctatcagaagcttctaaagccatgacatcattttctggaattttccaaactgtttaaaggcacagcctacttagtgtatgtaaacgtctgacccactggaattgtaatacagtgaattataagtgaaatatgctgtccgtaaacaattgttggaaaaattacttgtgtcatgcacaaaggaaatgtcctaaccaacttgccaaaactatagtttgttaacaagaaatttgtggagtgtttgaaaaacaagtttaaatcactccaacctaagtgtatgtaaacttccgacttcaactgtaggtcagaggcaggcaaccctgttcctggagagccgcAGGATTTTGCTTTAACTGACCTTGAAAgcccaggtgtgttgaatttgtAACCCGTTTCTGGAAACTAATtgtatgtcgcgggtcactacttcacaggagagacgTTTGACCGAAATGCTTTCTTGAACATGTGaagtttcatgtgccttaataacaaacgtgtatgccatctgtaaatctgaataaaattgttaaattatgagcctagttggtttatccacagaaaaagacagcaaccatcccactagccatgattggctgagataatgagtgggctggacatgccaagagatgagtttggattggtctgccatatagcactctgtctatttgagctggttatTATGTCtcggtaatcctgtctaacactGCTATTTATAAATGTATCGTTTgtaaaactgcataagtgttgctctccactctggaggaccgagttttgatatcagtggaattcgagcatgatagctaaggagatagaGAAAACATCTGTCTCTTGATTACATCtttaaactaagggcaaccatggcatctgacAGGAGACGTGTCCATCCATgaatgatgtatacgggtaaaatagtctagctagctaaattttcagatattacacgtttctaattctgacagaaagtggtttaatttcaagttaaagtgtaccgttagcgagccagccagctaacattagctagctatctaacattacatgtatgatcttattatttgcATCACAGAGCCTtttgcttggctagctatagcctaatgttagctagctatcattgAACCTAATTGGttagctacctgtagattcatgcagggtagtaacatcatgagttgggattatggttcattgtttacctagctaactagctaacattagctggctggctcactagctaacattacgtgtatgatcttattattcatatctcagagccatttgcttggctagctatagcctaatgttagctagctgtcattgaacctggttggttaactacctgcagattcatgcagagtagtaacatcatgagttgggattatggttcattgtttacctagctatctagctacatgtcttaacaaaacatgtctatgcaagtaaccattttgggtgtgttcgtaaattcagtctggccatctactccgatttcagagcactctcgtctgagtgtgccagagcgcagaataactaacACCGttaaatatggccggtgtcagtaaacattggcaaaaaaaaggaattaaattgttgccagcagcacagttaaactatggataacatgaaaacagcctaaccagctctgctagggtgagtaaattggtcagagtggggtgttctctcatttgtagctagcaagctagccaatgttagccagttgtTGTGAGATCAGAACGTTCGGATCAAACCTACTCATCTGCCAGAGCGtctagtgtgcgctctgaacgctccgagagcgaaacgctctaaatttatgaacggacaatcggacagcacagttgcagtcaccaacgctctggataacataacagcctaaccagctctcctcgggcgagtaatgttcagtgagctggaagtagctagcaagttagcttggttGCTTGACTGCTGCTGTTAGTACAGAACGCTCAGGATCAACACTTaatgagatgggtggggctaaaacttaagagggtgtgaacgatgctgaatgggtgtagacaatgggctctccagtagtagtacAAAAAATATTCaaaggacattttctcaaaagtgagtttacaagtttattaaCTATCAGAGAAGAATTGCTTTcctattgttcctcaactgtagtgtatgatatatatacttgtgtagctctgagtctctacttgtatccaatgtaaaaataaaaaaaaacacaatttcaaattttactACATTAGACTGATTTGAGTTGGTCGGTCGCATTTAGTCAATCACTGAactgaccaactgagctaattgatcagttcagttaTTGACTAAATTCAACAAACCTGGTCTTCCAGGCCAGTTAACTCCAAATCCTGTGTACCCCTGGCCTAGGTGTTGAATGTACATGTGCCCAGAGAGACAGCAACATTACCTTCgtccagggccagctctgtctctcttgaCCTTTTATTCATTCCTGGGGGAGCTGTGTGTCCGCGCATGCTCGCATTTTAAAAGGGAACATTGCTCATGGCCACCAAACAAAACCAGCCACCTCACAGCTTGCAAGCTGAGAATTACCTTAATGTGATGTGCTTATCAACCAGGATCAGCACCTGGGGGAATGTAGTGTGCAGTCTAAACTACCTAACCTATTCCCTAACAGGAAGTCACACCTCTGACTGAGGTCAGAACAacctgaatcctggcttaggaaggccaccaaaaatcctgaaatttccatccctaactataacattttctgacaagatagatctgccaaagggggcggagttgcaatctactgcagaaatctctgaagctggagtcttatatctccctctctaactttaagcatcagctgtctgagcagcttaccgatcactgtacctggacacagccaatctgtaaataacacaaccgactacctcatccccatattattacttaccctcttggtcttttgcaccccagtatctctacttgcacatcatcatctgcacatctatcactcgagtattaatgctaaattgtaattattttcgcttctagggcctatttattgcctacctccctactcttctacattgtacatacatttttctatttttcttttcttttgtgttattgattgtacgtttgtttatgtgtaactctgtgttgttgtttttgtcgcactgctttgctttatcttggccaggtcgcagttgtaaatgagaacttgttctcaactggcctacctggttaaatcaaggtgaaataaaaaaatacaaaataaaaatctcTCACACAGCATGCTTCTTGAGCATGTGGATTGATGCTTGTGACAGTTCATGTGATTTTGCTGACAGTATCAAGTGGTTTCAGCTGTACATTTACTGCATACATATATTTTGAGACTGCCTACCACTAATTTCCTACATTTGTTTTTCTCTATTAGTTTATCCACTGAATGTGTTACCTGCTGGTAAGTGAATCTCCTTGAGATAGTTGTGGCAATTACTTTTTTCACATTGAATGAACAAAAAAGTCTATAGCATATTCTTTATAAAAACAAGTCAGTATGCTGCACAAATTAGATACATTCGCTGAGTTGTTAAATACGTTTATAAAAAAAGATGGCCAATTAAGCAAAACTGTGAATTTTGATGAATGACTTCCCATGTCTTTTTACCTGACAGTCACTTCCCAGATCAGGCTGGTCAATGGTAAAGATCGCTGCTCAGGAAGAGTGGAGATCTATTACAGTGGCCAGTGGGGAACAGTTTGTGACGATTCCTGGGATATTAAAGATGCTGAGGTGGTGTGTAGACAGCTGGACTGTGAGGGTACAAACCAAGTCCTAAGTAGTGGCCAATATGGTCCAGGCAGTGGAAATATCTGGCTGGATGACGTTGCATGCACTGGTAGTGAACGTCATCTCACAGAGTGCCCGCACAGCGGATTTGGAATAAATGACTGTGGTCATATTGAGGATGTTGGTGTTGTCTGCCCAGGTAAGGGTGTCACATAGTCTTGCCATTCCAATTTCTTTCATGACACATCTGTTCATTGTTGATATCATGAAATGCATGATGTCCTGAGGTTAATTTCATCATCTAAAAACCACCCAGTTCCGTGCCTTGTAAATGACCTTGACTTTAATTGTTGTCTTTTTCCGCCTCCAAGCTGCCAAGATCAGGCTGGTCAATGGTTCTGATCACTGCTCTGGGAGAGTGGAGATCTATTACAGTGGCcagtgggggacagtgtgtgataatgactggGATATGAATGATGCTGCGGTGGTGTGTGGACAGCTGGGTTGTGGGAGTGCTGTAGGTGCCCCTCTTCGTGCTCATTTTGGTCAAGGTAGTGAACCAACCTGGCTGGATGATGTGAACTGCAATGGAAGTGAAAGCTACCTCTCAGAGTGCTCACACAGAGGTTTTGGAGTTGAAAACTGTAATCATGGTGAAGATGCTGGTGTTTTCTGCCTCTCAGGTAGGGAGTGGTTTTATCATGTTGTGACATGAGTGCAGAAACAGTAAAGAGAGATAAAAAGATGTTAAACAAAGCCTGGGGTCTACCCTTCCGTCACCATTCATTTAGAATACTGCTGCTTGTGATTTTAATGTATGTATGTTCAGTTATGTGCAGTGAACAGGAAAGAACTTGAAATGCAGTCCTACATGTATCTGTGTCTTGTACCTAATACACAGAACCTTTGTACAGGTTTAACCCTGAAGAGACCTACCCTCTCTAAAACGCCTTCGCATTCAGCTTTTTCACCTGGTGAAAAGGTTCAGTTCATCTGCTCTGTCCCACAGCGAATTTCCATCAGTGCAACATTTGACTTATATATGGGAGGATCTTCAATAATGACCCAGGCAGTTGAATCCACTCAGACCAGGGTGATTTTCACATTGTCCAGTCTGCAATCTGCACACCAGGGAAGGTACAGTTGTCGACAACAGATAACCCAGAATGGTCAGAATATTATCAGCTCTTCTTCAAGCAACTCCATGGACATCACTATTGGTGAGTAAGACTGCGAACACACTTACAGTTGAGGGCACTAAAACGTTTTATAAAAACGTATTTTGCAGAACAGGTTTCTGTAACATACTATCACTAGTAGACGCTAGAGCAACTTGTTGCACACGCATTGCAGCAATTTCTGCCAAAAACTGTTCAATGCCCGCTTCTGCAAGGTTACATaagcagtgccttcagaaagtattcacaccccttgactttttccatattttgttgttacaaagtgggattaaaatgtcagcaatctacacaaaatattctgtcaaagtggaagaaaaagtttatcatttataaaaaaaaaacaataatggaaaataaacactaatatatcttgattagaaaaGTAACaaatccctgagtcaatacatgttagaatcacctttttaCTGAGATCTTAGTTGTGCAATTtaacatctaactaagatgtttggtgcagtatttctcaagtgaaagaatgtgcatgaaaacgacttgtctctcgttgaatgacaacaaacgcttcattgaagaatccctactgctgaccaatcaccgacgaaggggcgtagactttagCCACCGACTTTCGGCTTGCCtcgggaaagaaatgtgtgtgcacGAACAGCCAAAAAGAACATTGCAGAAGACCAAAACGAACCAAAATGTCCACAAACTGTTCTGAGCTGTTTCGGATGGGAAGCATGCcttaactctcaacagtaagttgagaccccgacggCCTAGGACCCTAATTGACCGCTTATGTCGCTCatgcctggagccggccctgTTGGTAGGGATAAAGTGTCTAGGCAacagtatagataataaacagtaacagcagcataagtgatgagtcaaaaagggtcaatgcagatagttaaatagtttaCCAAAAGCTACCctgactaactatttagcagtcttatggcttgggggtagaagctgttcagggtcctgttgattccagacttggtgcattggtaccgcttgctgtgcggtaacacagagaacagtctatgacttgggtggctggaatctttgacaatttttagggccttcctctgacactgcctggtatagaggtcctggatggcaggaagcttggaaccagtgatgtactaggccgtaggcactaccctctgtagcgccttgtggttggatgccaagcagttgccataccaataTATTAACATGTGACTTGTTATgtgacttattatgtgacttgttaagcacatttttacttctgaacttatttagtgCATTAGTTCCGCTTgccgagagaacagagagaacagtctatggatgGAGTCGCTGACAATTTAGAAAAACATAATgccacttttacattatggggtatagtctatatgccagtgacacaaaatctcaattgaatc
Above is a window of Salmo salar chromosome ssa03, Ssal_v3.1, whole genome shotgun sequence DNA encoding:
- the LOC106600858 gene encoding uncharacterized protein isoform X2, coding for MKIKILKSLLYLTMVYPLNVLPAVTSQIRLVNGKDRCSGRVEIYYSGQWGTVCDDSWDIKDAEVVCRQLDCEGTNQVLSSGQYGPGSGNIWLDDVACTGSERHLTECPHSGFGINDCGHIEDVGVVCPAAKIRLVNGSDHCSGRVEIYYSGQWGTVCDNDWDMNDAAVVCGQLGCGSAVGAPLRAHFGQGSEPTWLDDVNCNGSESYLSECSHRGFGVENCNHGEDAGVFCLSGLTLKRPTLSKTPSHSAFSPGEKVQFICSVPQRISISATFDLYMGGSSIMTQAVESTQTRVIFTLSSLQSAHQGRYSCRQQITQNGQNIISSSSSNSMDITIVVLLQPNISLSAPNGGMFWGLQGPKVTRGHNFSITCSIQPQYPGGFFYLDFSGSNRTETKPAVNHSASFHFPVAEYTDQGNYSCVYEVKVSNLSFHSIKTELLTVSIRASIVPIIASGAIGGLLLLLLLLIPCLVWRKISSREQSFMRNLRETSEENDEEDYVNVETFVNKSKDEDLKKGCHARMNSPGAMNKFGNQGEGPEASEEDEADYENQDIFTDRAFAEDIYDEDSESLDLEQLTSCKAGGENDNEEDDHIYANYE
- the LOC106600858 gene encoding uncharacterized protein isoform X1 codes for the protein MKIKILKSLLYLTMVYPLNVLPAVTSQIRLVNGKDRCSGRVEIYYSGQWGTVCDDSWDIKDAEVVCRQLDCEGTNQVLSSGQYGPGSGNIWLDDVACTGSERHLTECPHSGFGINDCGHIEDVGVVCPAAKIRLVNGSDHCSGRVEIYYSGQWGTVCDNDWDMNDAAVVCGQLGCGSAVGAPLRAHFGQGSEPTWLDDVNCNGSESYLSECSHRGFGVENCNHGEDAGVFCLSGLTLKRPTLSKTPSHSAFSPGEKVQFICSVPQRISISATFDLYMGGSSIMTQAVESTQTRVIFTLSSLQSAHQGRYSCRQQITQNGQNIISSSSSNSMDITIVVLLQPNISLSAPNGGMFWGLQGPKVTRGHNFSITCSIQPQYPGGFFYLDFSGSNRTETKPAVNHSASFHFPVAEYTDQGNYSCVYEVKVSNLSFHSIKTELLTVSIRASIVPIIASGAIGGLLLLLLLLIPCLVWRKISSREQSFMRNLRETANNISTYGNTVVAASEENDEEDYVNVETFVNKSKDEDLKKGCHARMNSPGAMNKFGNQGEGPEASEEDEADYENQDIFTDRAFAEDIYDEDSESLDLEQLTSCKAGGENDNEEDDHIYANYE